In one Oreochromis aureus strain Israel breed Guangdong linkage group 2, ZZ_aureus, whole genome shotgun sequence genomic region, the following are encoded:
- the mtmr7a gene encoding myotubularin-related protein 7a translates to MEHIRLPKVENVKLLDRISHRRRRVGTLYLTATHTIFVESEAGVRNETWVLHSLVCSVDKLAATPSGCPLLIHCKNFQVLHFIISKEQECHDIHLSLQRLSQPESYDELYCFAYKPNVDEKERRQEWDFLDLKADYSRMGLPNSLWKLSPVNQHYKVSDTYPADLFVPESATPPVIVGSSKFRSRGRFPALSYYCKDNHAAICRSSQPLSGFSARCLEDEQMLEAILRSNPRSDFMYVVDTRPKLNAIANRAAGKGYENEDNYSNIKFQFVGIENIHVMRNSQQKMLEVCELRSPSMSDFLEGLESSGWMKHIKAVLDAGIFIAKAVAEEGTSVLVHCSDGWDRTSQVCSVACVLLDPYYRTLRGFMVLIEKDWVSFGHRFSHRCKHLVGDPKEVSPIIDQLLECVWQLMEQFPCAFEFNERFLIAIHNHVYSCQFGNFIGNNQRERIELRVHERTHSLWSYLWANRTDYTNPLYRPNHSQTQGLLRASTSPYSFKFWKGLYNRFDHGMHPRQSVEDYLRAIQEETQQLEEQLTSHTQKISQLEQECSDSCKATTFDKSPTVWAPGNNLSLANTPQDYTGGFITGSPCQPKGPDSILLPKSTNQISDASFSNGSDQESGIADLSCRSPLSEDSTRDPDSDEAAYSAA, encoded by the exons ATGGAGCACATCCGACTGCCAAAG GTGGAGAATGTCAAGCTGCTTGACAGAATctcccacagaaggaggagggtGGGCACCCTGTACCTGACTGCCACACACACCATCTTTGTGGAGAGCGAGGCCGGAGTGCGCAATGAAACATGG GTACTTCACAGTTTGGTGTGCAGTGTGGACAAACTGGCTGCAACTCCTTCAGGATGTCCTCTGCTTATTCACTGCAAGAACTTCCAGGTTCTTCATTTTATCATTTCTAAAGAACAGGAATGCCACGATATTCATCTGTCCCTGCAGCGGCTCTCCCAGCCAG AGAGTTATGACGAGCTCTACTGCTTCGCCTATAAGCCAAATGTTGATGAGAAGGAGAGACGACAGGAATGGGACTTCTTGGACCTCAAGGCTGATTACAGCAGAATGGGACTCCCAAACTCTCTGTGGAAACTCTCCCCAGTTAACCAACACTACAAG GTAAGTGACACTTACCCTGCTGACCTGTTTGTACCCGAGAGTGCCACACCACCGGTCATAGTGGGGAGCTCCAAATTCAGAAGCAGGGGCAGATTTCCTGCCCTGTCATACTACTGCAAAGACAATCAT GCTGCCATCTGCCGCAGCAGCCAGCCCCTGTCAGGTTTCAGCGCTCGCTGCCTGGAGGATGAACAGATGCTTGAGGCCATCTTGAGGTCCAATCCCCGCAGTGACTTCATGTATGTGGTGGATACCAGGCCTAAG ctgaatGCGATCGCAAACCGAGCTGCAGGAAAAGGGTACGAAAACGAAGACAACTACTCCAACATCAAATTCCAGTTCGTTGGGATCGAGAACATCCACGTCATGAGGAACAGCCAGCAGAAAATGCTGGAAG TGTGTGAGCTGCGTTCCCCCTCCATGTCTGACTTCCTGGAGGGTCTGGAGAGCTCAGGCTGGATGAAGCACATCAAAGCTGTTTTGGATGCAGGCATCTTCATCGCCAAG GCTGTTGCAGAGGAGGGGACCAGCGTCCTTGTTCACTGTTCAGATGGGTGGGACCGTACTTCTCAGGTGTGTTCAGTGGCCTGTGTGCTGCTGGACCCCTACTACAGGACCCTCAGAGGATTCATG GTTCTCATAGAAAAAGACTGGGTCTCATTTGGACACAGGTTCTCTCACAG ATGCAAACACTTGGTTGGAGACCCCAAAGAGGTGTCTCCCATCATTGATCAGTTGCTGGAGTGCGTGTGGCAGCTGATGGAGCAGTTCCCCTGTGCCTTTGAGTTTAACGAGAGGTTTCTAATTGCTATACACAATCACGTCTACTCCTGCCAGTTTGGCAACTTCATTGGAAACAACCAGAGGGAGAGGATAGAGCTGAG AGTGCATGAGAGGACTCATTCTTTGTGGAGTTATCTATGGGCCAACCGTACAGACTACACCAACCCTCTGTACAGGCCAAACCACAGCCAGACTCAAGGGCTCCTCCGTGCATCAACCTCCCCCTACAGTTTTAA GTTTTGGAAAGGGCTGTACAACCGTTTTGACCATGGGATGCATCCACGGCAATCCGTAGAGGATTATCTACGGGCCatccaggaggagacacagcaGCTGGAAGAGCAGCtcacttcacacacacag AAGATTTCTCAGCTGGAGCAGGAGTGCAGTGATTCCTGCAAAGCAACCACCTTTGATAAGAGCCCCACGGTGTGGGCTCCTGGTAACAACCTCAGTCTAGCCAACACTCCTCAGGACTACACCGGCGGCTTCATCACCGGCAGCCCCTGCCAGCCTAAAGGACCAGACAGCATCCTCCTGCCAAAGAGCACAAACCAAATATCTGACGCCAGCTTCTCCAACGGCAGCGACCAGGAGTCTGGGATCGCGGACCTGAGCTGCCGTTCACCTCTCAGCGAGGACAGCACCAGGGATCCGGACTCCGATGAGGCAGCCTACTCGGCTGCCTGA